The sequence ACTCAAGGATTTAATGGATTATCCATGGATTCTGCCTTTGGGCAGCGCGTCGATGAGGGCCAATATTTTGACTTACTTTAATGAGCAAGGCGTGGGTGAGCCCAGTAATTTAGTTGAGTCGGTTTCGATTTTGACCAATATGAACGTGATTGCACAAAGTAACTTTATTGGCTGCATGTCTAGCGTGGTGGCTACTCAGCTAGTGGATTTAAATCTATTGGCTAAATTGCCTTTCCCCGACATCGGTGAGCCGACTGCGGTTGGGTTTTCTCAAAGAAGAGATGCTGAGCTTAATCCTGCCTGCTTGAAGTTTATTGATTGTCTTAAATTGACGTTGCCGCATTAAATTAAATATGAATAACGTGCCGGTTGTGAGACAGCAGGCCATTTTATATGGGCTGCACAATGGGCCCAATTTAAGCTGATCGTCTTCCGATTATAGTGGGTTGAATCACGGGTTTAAACCATCACTGAAGGAGCGGCCACTCTGATCAGTGGATAGAAGCCGTTAACTGATGGCGTAAGATGCTTCTAGGCATGCCGCTCACGATTAAGTCTAGAATTGTGCTTTGGTTTTTCTTAATTCGCTTGGCGTGAGGCCAAAGCGATTTTTAAAATGCTTCGTAAAGCGCGAGTGGGATTGATAGCCGCATTGCTCTGAAATATGGTGTATCGCGTGTTGAGTGGTTTGGAGTAAATGAAGCCCGTAGCCTAATTGGGCATTGTCTTTGATGTCTTTAATCGATTGATTTTCTGACTTTAGCTTTCTTCTGAGCGTGGATTCGCTCATTGAGAGCGCACGGCAGATCACCCCTAGGCTGAGGTTTTGAAAGTTATGGCTTCGAAACAAAGCGTGGATTTTGAAGCTTATCGTGGCATTGTTACCAAACGAGGCGATTTCATGATGGCCCATTGCATACAACACCTTTAATAGCTCACTTTTGCGATGGCCCAAAATATGATTGGGCGCCCATTTTGAGATCTGCACCAGCTGCTCGATTAATTCAGTGAGTTCCTGAGTGGTTTGACCCATGATATAAGGGGTGTGAGCGTGGCTGGCCGTAAGGGGGATGCCGGCAAAATCTTGAGCGTCAAATTCAATAATCCAAGCAAGATATTCGTTTTGATCAGGAATATTACGTAGAGCCGTGAGTTTATGATCCGACAAGAAAATAAAATGCCCGCTAGGGCAAGTGATTTGCTCGGGTTGGCCAATTGTTTTACAGCCACGCATGATAAAAACCAGAGTAGGCTTGGTAATGGTGATGTTTCTTAAAGATTGTTGGTGGGTAGCAGAATAGACATAAAACGGCAAATGAGGATTATTGAGTAGGGCTTCGTGCACCGAATGAATAAATGAATCAGTTGTCATGGAAGTATTATGGCGGGAATGGTCTAGAAGTTGGCTTCTTTGGAAGTAATATTTTATATCATATCCAACTATAATCAAGCGACTATTTAAATAGGAGCTTGATGATGAATGTGTATCAAAAATTTGGCGCCGTTGTGGCGTTGTCTGGCGTATTCAATATGGCTCAGGCATTTGAGTTAAGCAGTACTGATATAAGTGCGGGCGGCCGTTTAACCCAGCAGGCAGTTTATAATGGTTTTGGATGTTCAGGCGGCAATACGTCGCCTGCGCTACAGTGGAAAAATGCCCCTAAAGGCACAGAATACTTTGCCATAACGGTTTTTGATCCAGATGCCCCGACAGGCAGTGGGTGGTGGCATTGGCAGGTGGTGAATATTCCCAAACAGGTTTCGAGTTTGCCTAGTGGGGCAGGCGAAGTGAGCAAGTTGACGATGCCTAAAGAAGCCATGCAAATGAGAAATGATTTTGGCAGCAACGGTTTTGGGGGTGCTTGCCCACCAGAGGGGCATGGGCCGCATCGCTATCAATTTACCGTTTATGCGCTGCCTCAAAAGCTAAACATTCCTCAAGATGCTTCTGGCGCTTTAGTGGGCTATATGTTAAATGCACAGGCCTTGGCAACAAGCAGCATTGAGGTGTTATACGAGCGACCATAGGCGCTGGCTTATGAAGGAAAAGCTAGGCTTAAGCCCTCTATAGCCTGAAGCCTGGCCTTGATCGTGAAGCAGGTTAAAACATTAACTTAGGGTGGACGAAGGGTAGTCGCCCCCTTTTTAGGGGAGCACCTGGCCATTTATAAAAAACACCTCAGTAGAGTAATGAGGTGTTTTAGGCTTGGTATCAAGATTACTGATATTGAGTATTGAGATCATCTAGCTTTTGGCCAACAGATTGTTGTAAGGCCATTGATTGTTTCTGCAAGCGTTGCATTTCTTTTAGATCGGCATCAGTCTTATTTGGGTTGAGCATGATACTCAATGCTTCAGTAGAACGCATCATACCATCCATAACCAATACACGAACCTCATTGACTTCTTTGCTCTTCATGCCTAGGTTAAATAGCTCGTCTTTAAATTGCTCACTGCGTTTTTTAACATCCGTCATTTTGGCTTGAATCGCGGCTTCGTCGGTTAATGTTTGTACTTCTTCGCGGTCATTCATTGAGGCAGTATTAAACGGGTTCATCAATTCATTGAGGACGTTTAAGTCATTTTTAATGTCTGCCGCATTACCTGTAGACAGAGCAGCTTGCTCTGCCGCGGTATTGGCCGCTGGCGTGCTTTCACCCCCCGAACAAGCTGCTAAACCAAGAGCCAAAGCTAAAGCCAAAATAGTTTGTTTCATCAGTAAACCCAGATCAATATAAAAAATCATTATAGCTTAAGTAATCGCTTGAGGTTAATCTAAAGGTTGACCGATGAGATGGTAGTTTGGCGGTGGCACGATTTGAGACAGACGTGGACATCAGGGTCGGTATAACCGGTGAATGTAGGATCACCGATGTGGCAGGGAGTCAGGTTGCTGAAAACAGTAAGGAAGCTGTTCACTGTGGGCAGATGCACCAAATACAGGCCGAGTTTGATACCCAGTTCGTGAGTCTATATAGGAATGGCGATAGTGGCCGTTTTAACGAGCTAGAAGGCAGTTTCGAAGCTGGATGACAAAGTTGTCGTAACCGTAAATATGTTTCACAGAGCATTGCCGCAACGATGGCTATGCAAATAGATATGCTTGAGCGAGGGCCCAATCAATGGGCTAGTGGCGCGGGCATGGCCACCGATGATGGCCAAACATAGATGACATGGGGCATGTAAAGATGGACCTAGGATTCATATTTTAAATTTTAATCGGGTCTAAAATGAAGCCAGGCTTTGTATCTTAACAGGTGCAAAGCCTGGCCTTTTTGTTACCAGTGATCGCCAACAACAGCTGTAAATTGAATTTGTTCAGGGCGTGTACATATCATGGGCCTCATGCACATGGGGCGCTTGCGTTTTTAATGCATTATAAATGGTGCCTCTGGACACTCCATATTTCAGCGCGATATGGGTAATGGAGCATTTCGTAGTATTTATCGAGTGTTTAATTTCAGTAATTTCTTGAGCGTTAAGTAATTTATTGCGTCCCCCGGTTCTACCTCTGAGTTTGGCTGCAGCTAAACCCGCGAGGGTTCGTTCACGAATTAGGTTGCGCTCGAATTCTGCGAGTGCTGCAAATACGTGAAAAATTAACTTGCCAGTATGGCTTGTTGTGTCGATGTGTTCCATTAGGCTTTCAAAGTAAATATTGCGACGTTCTAAACCGGTGAGAATGTTTATTAAATCCTGCACGCTTCTGCCTAAACGATCTAGACGCCAAACGACAAGGGTGTCACCAGGTTTTAATTTCTTTAGACAAGACTTTAGTTGATTACGGGTAGTGGTGTTTTTACCGCTTGCTACTTCTGTAAAAACGACCTCACATCCCGAAAATACTAAAGCATCTTTTTGTAAGTTTAGGGTTTGATCCTCAGTTGAGACCCGAGCATACCCAATCCGTTTTTGACTGTTTAACATTTCATTTCCATTAAGCTAAGTCAGATATTCAAGCTGGTTTTTTATTT comes from Neisseriaceae bacterium CLB008 and encodes:
- a CDS encoding helix-turn-helix transcriptional regulator; its protein translation is MIIVGYDIKYYFQRSQLLDHSRHNTSMTTDSFIHSVHEALLNNPHLPFYVYSATHQQSLRNITITKPTLVFIMRGCKTIGQPEQITCPSGHFIFLSDHKLTALRNIPDQNEYLAWIIEFDAQDFAGIPLTASHAHTPYIMGQTTQELTELIEQLVQISKWAPNHILGHRKSELLKVLYAMGHHEIASFGNNATISFKIHALFRSHNFQNLSLGVICRALSMSESTLRRKLKSENQSIKDIKDNAQLGYGLHLLQTTQHAIHHISEQCGYQSHSRFTKHFKNRFGLTPSELRKTKAQF
- a CDS encoding YbhB/YbcL family Raf kinase inhibitor-like protein; protein product: MMNVYQKFGAVVALSGVFNMAQAFELSSTDISAGGRLTQQAVYNGFGCSGGNTSPALQWKNAPKGTEYFAITVFDPDAPTGSGWWHWQVVNIPKQVSSLPSGAGEVSKLTMPKEAMQMRNDFGSNGFGGACPPEGHGPHRYQFTVYALPQKLNIPQDASGALVGYMLNAQALATSSIEVLYERP
- a CDS encoding recombinase family protein; translated protein: MLNSQKRIGYARVSTEDQTLNLQKDALVFSGCEVVFTEVASGKNTTTRNQLKSCLKKLKPGDTLVVWRLDRLGRSVQDLINILTGLERRNIYFESLMEHIDTTSHTGKLIFHVFAALAEFERNLIRERTLAGLAAAKLRGRTGGRNKLLNAQEITEIKHSINTTKCSITHIALKYGVSRGTIYNALKTQAPHVHEAHDMYTP